gtgacatattttgtcattggagggaactcactccaacgagTGAGTCCCCTTGTTCTGAAAGCttggtgtctaaggatctcccccagcaatctaaacctgTAGCAGCATAACAaggggttggtccaggcagagcctgaacagtcctaactgtaggctttgtcaaaaaggagggttttaagtcttCTCTTTAACATAGAGAGAGTGTCTGCCACccgaactgaggctggtaattggttccacagaaaaGGAGCTTGAtcagtgagatcagtgatatatgatggtgccagaccatgcatgATTTTGTAGGTTAGaaggaggatcttaaattctactctaaattttactggaagccaatgtagaaaggccagcacaggtgaaatgtggttACGCCTCTTAGTTTTAGTCAGAACACAAGCTGCGGAGTTCTGAATGAACTGCACAGTCCTGAGTTACTTTTTaggacatcctgacaaaagagagttacgGTAGTCCAGTctggaggtaacaaaagcatggatgagctgcttgatttttgcaatgttgcgAAGATGGAAGTACAAAGTCCtcaagatttgttttatgtgtatgttgaaagacaagtcttgttcaaagctaacacccaggttctttacaatagtgctagaggcaggagctagtccgttatgaaaggctatatcattagcCAAAGATTGTCAAAGATGTTTTGTACCAACTACATTAGTAAAACCctagttttgtctgagttcaatagaagaaagttgtgggtcatccaggacttaatatctgcaacacaggattgcaaTTGTGTTAGCAATGCGTAGCACAGTGCACAACAACCAGAAATGACGGAGTACGCTCACCTGAACACGTCAGAATTACTACAAATATATTGCTGCTGTATCATTGACTCTgttatacatacagtacacattaCACTAGAAAATGAACAATACAATCACACACTTGATGTAATATAGgatgtttttctccctctctctcttcaggtCTATgacttccctccctctgtcagcAAAGACATTCCTGATGCTCAGCCAGTGAAAGAGGAGACTTATGATGTACCACCCCACTTTGCCAAACTCATGCCACCAGTCATTGTCCCTGCTGGTCCCTATCTGCACAACAACCTCAACGATGATGATGAGCCGCCGATTCCGGAAGATGTGTACGATATCCCACCCCCCATCTTGACTGATAAACATTACCATGGAGACATGGGCGGAGTTAGTCAGTCCCCACAGGAGATCTATGACATCCCTGCCAGCCTGCGAACTGAAGGTCGCTCCAACCAGGATGTCTACAATTTCCCTCGGGAacgagaggagaaaggaggagagaggagagagcactATGTATATGATGTCCCTCCACAGGTAGGACAAGTAAAGAAGTCTCATATTTTGAGAAAGACGTTTATTAGCTTAAGATGTGAAGGTCACTTTCATCTCTCATCCAGTCTAGAGAACCTGTGAATGAACCTATAGTTCTTTGTTTCAAAGTATTTTGAGGTTAAGCCATCATGAGGTTAGTGGAAAAAGCATTGTTCACCTGTCTATAGCAGACTGTAAAGATTGTCAGACATGGTACTACAACACATCCCTTCTCCATAAGTTGTAATTACAGTGTAAGTACAACTGTAATTAATGCTAATGTGATAATGTTGCAATAAAGTTGTTTCTTATGAATGTCTGCTAAGCAGGCGTGCTTGTTTTCATAGTTTGTCGCTGGGGTTTTAGGAAATTAGAGAGAAAGTTTTTGTATATCCTGCCACGCAGTGTTTTTCAATgataatgtgtgtgattttcagGTTGTGCGTGATGCCCAGTCCACCAATGAGGATCTGACTATGTCCTTCAAGCGGCTGTCTGCTTCAAGCACAGGAAGCACACGGAGCAACCACTCTGCTTCATCCTTAGACATGGTCCCTGTCCGTGAtaccccctcttcctcctcacttcCTGCTCCTTGTTCTATTCCAGGAAAACCGCTCATCTTGGACCTGGAGCAAGCCATGGAACGTCTGTCTCGTCTCCAGCAAGCCGTTGAGTCCAGTGTTTCTCTCATGATGTCTTTCATCACAGGTAACTGGAGAAGCCCTGCTCACCTGGAAGATAATCTCCCAGCCATTCATCAGGCTGCTGATCGGGTGCGTGCCACTGTCCGAGACTTCTTAGAATTTGCCCAAGGTGCTGTGGCAAATGCTGCCCAGGCCACCGACCGCTCTCTGCAGACTAAATTAGGCCGTCAGGTGGGGAAGATGGAGGAGGTCTTCCAGAATTTGATTCAACACAGTCAAAGCTTAGACACCATTTCCTGGTCGCATACAGTGCTCACAGCATCACCACCAGGAGTGGATGATTTAGATCGACTGATCATGACAGCACGAGGCATCCCAGATGACACCAAGCAGCTTGCCTCATTTCTCCACGGCAATGCCTTGCTGCTGTTCAAACGGACCAatcggcagcagcagcagctgccactTCCTCCGATCCCAGGGGACATCAGCAGTCATATGATAGGATCGGGAAGTGGCAGCTGTCAAGGAGGGGAGAAGGTGAACATTCAGTCCCGGCCCCTCCCTTCTCCACCAAAAtttacagctgcagaggaagaggaaggtgtGGACAGGCCTTATGAGACCACAGAGGAAGGCTGGATGGAAGACTATGACTATGTACATttacaggtacacacacagacatggacaCAGACTTAGTTGTGAAGACATTTCATCGACTCACAAGTTAAATAGAACCTCCATTGCTCTGCTGACCATTATCTTAGAAGCTCCTTGAGCCTGACATGCATcatatttaaacaaacatgaTGCTTTGAATGCTTATGCTGGAGGTGGCTGGTAGTTCAGAAGAATTGTGTTGTGAAGGTGTACATGCTGAATAGAGTGGCAGCCCAAGCATATGGACTATGTGGTCATTAAACAGTATGTGAAACATTGACAGTATCAGTATTAATTCATGCTTAGTCTACAGCAACGCTCCAGAACTACAGCAATGCTCCATAACTACAGCAATGCTCCATAACAAGTCTAGGAAAGAGTCACTGCACCATTTATTTACTGATGTTGATACTGCATATGAAAgtgcaatgattttttttttcactgatgtATGATGCCAATCTATATCAAAATCAAGTCTCAAAGCAGCCGTCTGACATTGTgttcagtgtgaacacagtTTTAGAGAACAGTATTTAGAAAAAGCATTGTGTCAATAAAAGTTGTTTTATCCAAAATATAAGAACTGAAGTCAAATCTAGTGGGGCCTTAATTTATCTCACAAATTCACACATATGTGCACCCATCATAGCATGATTGATGAATACATGTGCATGCAAGTCTGCTGATTTTTTTACTACTAGCGGAAGACAGAGGTTATATGTGACTTCTGATCTTCCTACTGATGCACAAACAATTAGatctgttttaaataaatcatgttAGTGAGTACAGGTGGTGTAAAAATTATCTGTTAATCTGTCAGGGAAAAGAAGAGTTTGAGAAGAACCAAAGGCAGCTGCTGGAGAAAGGCAACATCATCAGACGCAAGACACACCTGGAACAGCAACAGgtacctgagtgtgtgtgtgtgtgtgtgttagaacaCTCCAGGTAACTCTATTTTCCTtaaatacaggaaaaaataaaaatgtattttgtgttttccttttttgactATAAATAGATTTTATAAATTAATACCTACTTTACCTGCCTAATGCAGACTTATTTTACTTGTAATTCTCTGCATTTTTTAATCTTCTCAGTTAATCTGGAGATTATTTTCTGGAAAAGGTGCACATCAAAAGCCTTTTATTTGTGTGATCTATATACAGGAAtacaggaaataataaaaatgtattttgtgttttccttttttgactATAAATAGATTTTATAAATTAATACCTACTTTACCTACCTAATGTAGACTTATTTTACTTGTAATTCTCtgcattttttaatgttctcaGTTAATCTGGAGATTATTTTCTGGAAAAGGTGCACATCAAAAGCCTTTTATTTGTGTGATCTATAGAATAGTATgaaaagatatttcatttaGAGTCatataaaactgcaaaaaatgtcaaattctgATGTTTGAGAAACTGGATTCATGGAATGTTTGGCAAttgataaatgacaaaaaacaattaatcaggCAAGATTGTTGCTGATTACTTTGCAATAGACTAATTGATTGTTACAACTCTACAAGTATTGTTATTACAAGTAGTATTAACTATACAAGTCTCTAATTATCACCTTTCTCTTCCTTATCGTCTAGATTAAACAGTTTGAGCGGCTAGAGCAGGAAGTCATTAGACCGATCAACAATGACATGACGGGCTGGGTCCCATCCCCGCATAACTCTCTCACCAGCCAAATGGCTCAGAACGGCTCTGGAGGACTCTCGTCCTCCAAATTGTGCCATGGTGATCGGCAACTAATCCTCTTCTACCAGGAGCAGTGCGAACAGAATGTCACCACAGTGACCAATGCCATTGATGCCTTCTTCACTGCTGTCAATTCCAACCAACCACCCAAGATATTTGTGGCACACAGCAAGTTTGTCATCCTCAGCGCTCACAAGCTGGTGTTTATTGGCGACACACTGTCACGCCAGGCCAGTTCTCCTGAGGTACGGGCCCGGGTGGCCCAGAGCAGCAACAGCCTCTGTGAAAAACTCAAGGACATTGTGatcagcacaaagacagcagcacTTCAGTATCCTTCCCCTGGAGCTGCCACAGAGATGACTGAGAGGGTGAGGGAACTGGCAGGGTATACACAGCAGTTCAGGATGGTTCTGGGACAGCTTCTGGTGATATAAGGGTCTGATGGGAAGGAAGAAGACAAACCAGTGACACAAAATGAGATGTCTGAAATGAGGCAGTAAATCCTCCTTGTAACAAGGGCTGGATGAGCTTGTAGCATGGAACCACTCTGGAGCATAGAATGCTGCGGGAAACCCTGTACACTCTTCTACTGTGAGGTTAGAGATCCTGCCTGGGTCTCAGACTCCCCAGGGTGTCTGAGATCCTGTCTGGGAGCAGGGACACTGACTTCATATCCACCCCCTGCTCCTCTCCTACCTCGCCTTTCACTAGGACCATTCCTCCAttcttctttgtgctttttaatcTAGACAAGCTAAAAGAAACCTTACCTTCAGTGGACTGGGCCAATGattgtaaataaaaatcattgtaaatatttaagTTACCTATTTAGTCAGAAAACCAGACAAAGGAAAGACTTAAGAAGTTCCAGtatataaatatgaatttatgattcttttttctgaagaaaaaaatatgaaaaaataagtgTAGTTTTTAGACAATATCgataattgttattattattcctaTACCATATAATTATAGCTCTGGCTCTTGATCCTTGTATCATTATTGTTATGGATGTGAAAAGTTCAGATGAtttgtatgtctgtatgttgtAGTATGTCTGTTAATTTACATCCCTGACAAAGGCATActttccaaacaaaacaaaccactggAGCACACGCATATCTTCAAAGTTGCCCTGATGACAAATAAACAGTTGCACATGTTGCCATGTTGCTGCTGTACGGTGGCCGAAAAGTACAAACGCGCCGCATATACAGACAGgcactgcaaatacagaaacgtgCTGCATATGAGAAACAGATGTCCATTGTCTGTCTCTCGggtctctctctgtcgctcagCACTGCCCCTACAGGCCTGGAGCACTTCTATGTATGACTGGTTGTGCggcattttctttttgtggcatttgttttcttatttgcagcacatttctgcATATGcaatacatttctgtatttgcagcgtgtttctgtatttgcagcatatttctgtatttgcagcatcttccttttgcatctgtttttctaTATGCagtgcatttctgtatttgcagtgcCTGTCTGTATATGCAGTGCATTTGTAATTGTCAGCCACCGTACTGCTGTTTGAGGAGTACATTCTGACTTGTTGCTCAGTAAGTTACCCATCCACCAGTTAATGCAACCCAAAGATGTTCACATAACTGTACAGTGCCAGTAGTGCAGGTATTAACGATGATCTAAGTGCCACCTCAATTGCTTTTTCAGAAAGGTTGTTTTGTAAAGAGGCAcgtaaaatgttaaaatctacAACTGAAATTAAACTGCTTCTCCTCTTATCTTTGACACTTcaatgtgatgtgtttttttaatattcagaaACAATTTGAAATGTCAGTGAGTCATAGAAGAATCATAGGTACTTTAGGTTCTTTAGAGTGCAGGGGGCACTCCTCAGGACCTTTTTCGGTGGTATCAGTCCTATTCTATGGAGTGTTCAGCTGCGGCAACAGCATTtctactgcagacaggaagagactgggTAAAATCATAAAGGAGGCCAGCTCCATCCTAGGGAGACCCCTCGACCTAGTACAGGTGGTGGGAGAGAAAGGGATGACAGCCAAGCTAATGGTTAGTTAGCATTTAAAGCATCAGGCACTCTAAACCGCTCATTCTGAAAAGCACTTTTTAgagagggtgaggggggggAGTGGTGCATTGTTCATCCATGTGGTATTTTGACCAAATCACGTCACAGACATTTCATGAAGACCACAGGGAATTGCAATAACTTGGGAAAAGGGATATAATAAGTCCccttgaaaaaaaattgtaaatatCCCTCTATCTGTACTTTaatttgctgtctttgtgctgctctGACACTAAGAATttcccactgcaggactaataaagctttattttagcTTATCTTATCTAATCTTATCTTATTCAGAGGTAGACtgtttaagataaaataagatggACTGGTTAGAACGTCCATCAATCTTAATGCTCATTTGCTGCCATCAGTGTAGTTCACCCCAAATATACTGTGGTATAGTTTTATTGATTAGCCTACATGTAAAAAGTCAACTGTACTCTTTTTTGTGCGATGAAATTGTGACTATATAAATTGAAACTATACGTTTATTACTGAAGTTGTAGTTTGCTGAGGTGTTGAACTCCTGTTGATTATACTGAGAGATGTTTTTGATTTGCCCACGCTATTTAAGTCACCTATGTAGGGGGTGCTGCTgtccaaaatgaatgggggAGGGGCTTAAGGAGCTGtaacaatgaggaaaaaaactgGGTTGAGAGGCTTAGGGAGAAGAGGAGATATAAGCCGTGTGTCCTCTTGCTTGTCATGGGCAATGTAAGGTCACTGACAAACAAGATGGATGAGCTAGCATTAATAAGCAGGAGTACCAGCAGTGCAGTGTAATGTGAGGTTGTCTGGTAAAACCTCATTAGGTTTTACCAGACAGTAAGCACAAAGGAGGGTGGCTTGCTGTTTGAGTTTAACTTCAAACTTAATttatcagtatatttttacatatgaaattcttctctgcatttaacccatcgcTAATTGAGCACAcgcatgcaacatgcagtgaaacacacaagagtAGTGGGCTGGCATTGTTAGGCAATTGGGGGTTAAgcgccttgctcaagggcacaccaTTGACCTCCTATCTGATGATGtccatggagaggctcatcctcagtcacctttGTTCTGTGGTGAGTACAGCGATAGACACGCTGCAGTTTGGctacaggccaaacatcggGATCGATGACGCTGTCATTTCCCTGCTGCACTgggcgctgactcacctggagagtgctgggagcacttgagaatcatgttttttgacttctcaagcgcattcaacacaattcaaccggtgctgagagggaagctggagagagcaggagtggacgGATATGTGGCTGTATTGGATCACTGACTACatcaccaacaggccacagtatgtgagactgagtaactgtgtgtctgaggtggtgatCTGCAGCACaggggccccccagggaacagtgctctcacctttcctcttcaccctctacacttTGGACTTCgcctacaacaccagcagatttcacctccagaagttctctgacgactcagccattgttgggggaatgagacggagtacaggtcagtcatcgtggactggtgtgagcgcaaccagttgtgcttaaacaccagtaaaacaaaggagatcGTGATTGACTTCCtgagaaggacattaccacctacaccagtgaacatccaaggctcggacattgagatggtgaacagttttaagtatctgggtgttcacctcaaccataaactggactggtcacataacaccaaTGCCCCTCCACCTTCtaaggagactgaggtcctttggtgtgtgcaggcccctcctaaggactttttacgactctgtggtagcctctgctattcactacactgtggtctgttggggaccgggcagcacggaccaggacaggaagagactaaataagctggtcaggcGGGCCAGTtctgggctgcccactggactccgtggaggaggtgggtgggaggaggatgttagccaagctgacatccatcatggacaacacctctcaccctctgcaacagacagtggaggctctgagcagctctttcagcggcagactgctacaccctcagtgtaggaaggagctacggcaggtccttcattcccactgctgttagactatataatccaatggtctagtcctcttttctcttctcttttatgaggacttgtatatagctgtatattgtactgtgtttactgtactttgtaaattgttaatttattttacctctacttttttgtaactgtttttgcacactttttgctttttctgttcttgAGGGCTGCCACGacaagaatcagctttattgacagtatatatatttttacatacacacactgaattcgtcttctgcatttgacccatccttagttgaacacacacatgcaacacctggcaaattacatgcagtgaaacacacacaggagcagtgggcagcatcaagcgcctggggagcatattagggggttaagtgccttgcatAAGACCACCACAACAAGGAATCGAACCAGGCGCTGCTCAATCGACTGTCTGCAACTTATGGTTGCATTCTAACCCGTCACGCCACGGCTGCGGAGACAAAATAAGGGCTTAcggcacctggtattcccaggcggtcacccatccaaatactaaccaggcccgaccctgcttagcTTCCAAGATCATGACTGTGATGGTACAAATGTTGGGGGGCAGTGTGTTCCACAGTCTGGGGCCAGTGACAAAGAAAGCCAGTTTCAGGGAGTGCCAAGCACTCAGGCTGTCCTCGTGGACTCACCTGATGACCCTGCGAATGAATCACGGTTTCCGAATGAGCTCCTGGTGAGACCAGAGATACAGGCATTCACTGGTGTGATGGCTAAGAAAATCACTGTTCTAGTCAGAAACATGCTGGCACAAGAAATTACCTTACCAGAGGAACACTGATAGCCTATCTTTTTTCCACGTTGTGTCATCACTTCCTGAAAAGAAAGAGTTTGATGTTGAGTCACCTGTAAAGTTGACCCCCTCCTTTTTCAATTTTGGAGACTCATCCGTCCCTAAGGAGTGGAAAGAAAGATTGGTGGCAAAAATGGTGTAACGGAGCGAGTTTTCTCTCTGCATGAGTGTTAGTTTTTGCCAACCCTCAACTATCTTATGTGCTGCATGTAGATGCTAGCCCAGAGGGGCTAGGAGGAGTGTTGTACCAGGATCAGGGTGAAGGATTAAGACCAGTGTATTTTGTTAATCTAAGCTTGACTCCTTCAGAGAAGAATTACCCAGCCCATAAATAAGAATTTTTGGCGCTGAAGTGGGATGTAGTAGATAAGCTGTATGACTATCTGTATGGGACCAAGTTTGAGGTGAGGACTGACAACAACCCGCTGACTTATGTGTTGACGTCTTCTAAGTTGGATACAGATGCTCTCTCTCATAGACTATATCCCAGTAAAATGGAGAAATCTGAGTGGAAAGACATTCCTGCAACAGGTGTGAGAGCCATGTTCCAGATGTCTGTGGtgacaaaaaagagaaaccCACAGTATGAAAGAGCCAATGACCTCTTGGGGATTTCTCCACAAGTTATTCCACAAGCCTATTGCAGTCTGTCTTCTTTGGGTGTCAACAGTATGCCTGTTTTGAGCCTCACTGAGTTGGCAAGTGTGATAAGCTCTGAGAAATGGCAATATCACCAAAgttgacaagacaaaaagatCGAGTCTGTTCTTTGCAGCTGAGAGAGTGGGATAGGttgaagatgcaaaagggagtAATGTATCGCATTACAAGTCCACCAGGAAAATCAAAGCAAAGTACAAAGTACAGAAACATAGTAATGAAATCACTGCATGATGACTCGGGTCATCTAGGCCTTGACAAAACATATGGCTCAGATGTAGTCAGAGATTAAAGAGTATTGTAAGTCTTGTGAGAGgtgtataaaaagaaaaagaaacttgcaccaTTGTCTCATTTACAAAGTGATGGGCCATTGGACCTTGTTTGTATGGACTTTCTTTCATCGAACCAGATTCAAGCAACCTCTACAGTGGCAAAAGTGTTGCTGGAGAAGTATTTTCCATTATGGATTGCCCAAGAGGATACACAGTGATCAGGGGAGAGACTTTGAAAGTCGTCTTGTCCATGAAGTCTTGAGTTCACTTGGAGTTGAAAAATCAGCTAGAAGAATCCATTGCTGCCAGgcaaaatgatgataataagCAGAGATATGACAAGAGGATCAGTTGCTGCCTGGAGACAGAGTTCTGCTGCGGACGGAGAAGACGGATAGGACGCACAGACAAGcctgaaaaggaaaagacatcACAGAAAACACCAGATGAAGACTCTGAAAGAAGAGAGGTTAGACTCAGTGATTTTGTTGAAAAAGAGTACACAGACCCAGAGAATGAGGACCATGGACTGTGGTACGATTTGTTGAACCTCTCAGGAATAACATGGATGATGAAACGTTGGAACCATTCAGTCTGGATTTGGATCTTTCCTTAAGTGACCTGACTGGACAACTAAAAACTGTTCAACCAGCAGTAACACGGGAATCTGTGGAGGAATCTGAAATGGATAGTGCAAATGAACCAGAGTCTGCTGAGACAACAGAGATTGAACTACTTGAGACATGTGAGAATGaagagactgaaagagacaaaacgTTGAATGAAGACATTCCCTTGCAACATGAAGACACTGACCCTGACTTTGACACTAAGACCAGACCTCAGAGACTAAAGAGGGTTCTTTTAAGGTTAACTTATGATATACCAGGTCATGTAAGTGTCATAGCAGCCCCTACagtgaaatatgtttattgtgtttataaGTGGATAGGTACACCTGTTAttgcttgagtgtgtg
This is a stretch of genomic DNA from Scatophagus argus isolate fScaArg1 chromosome 7, fScaArg1.pri, whole genome shotgun sequence. It encodes these proteins:
- the bcar1 gene encoding breast cancer anti-estrogen resistance protein 1 isoform X4, encoding MTVLERDTQGLDGWWLCSLHGRQGIVPGNRLKILVGMYDNKQQQQVTPSLPDAAAPCPASLVQRPLPLQSAYAKPTPAASSAAIPTSSSGFTKKHLPSTQYTSMHQAFSTPNPAQPNPDTVYMMPPSHGPKPSLYQVPSGPSGSPPHIQPGPLSKAPALAQRQYQLSGQDIYQVPPSVGPGPGQGAAPPGGTGPGQDVYQVPPSIDRRNWESSKKPLGKVVVPTRVGQVYVYDTVKPEQDEYDIPPRHQPPTQQDIYDVPPTRQQHNTQVYDTPPMVVKGPSSGQDIYDTPANTDKNTQQMVYDFPPSVSKDIPDAQPVKEETYDVPPHFAKLMPPVIVPAGPYLHNNLNDDDEPPIPEDVYDIPPPILTDKHYHGDMGGVSQSPQEIYDIPASLRTEGRSNQDVYNFPREREEKGGERREHYVYDVPPQVVRDAQSTNEDLTMSFKRLSASSTGSTRSNHSASSLDMVPVRDTPSSSSLPAPCSIPGKPLILDLEQAMERLSRLQQAVESSVSLMMSFITGNWRSPAHLEDNLPAIHQAADRVRATVRDFLEFAQGAVANAAQATDRSLQTKLGRQVGKMEEVFQNLIQHSQSLDTISWSHTVLTASPPGVDDLDRLIMTARGIPDDTKQLASFLHGNALLLFKRTNRQQQQLPLPPIPGDISSHMIGSGSGSCQGGEKVNIQSRPLPSPPKFTAAEEEEGVDRPYETTEEGWMEDYDYVHLQGKEEFEKNQRQLLEKGNIIRRKTHLEQQQIKQFERLEQEVIRPINNDMTGWVPSPHNSLTSQMAQNGSGGLSSSKLCHGDRQLILFYQEQCEQNVTTVTNAIDAFFTAVNSNQPPKIFVAHSKFVILSAHKLVFIGDTLSRQASSPEVRARVAQSSNSLCEKLKDIVISTKTAALQYPSPGAATEMTERVRELAGYTQQFRMVLGQLLVI
- the bcar1 gene encoding breast cancer anti-estrogen resistance protein 1 isoform X3; its protein translation is MSVPNVLAKALYDNVAESPDELSFRKGDIMTVLERDTQGLDGWWLCSLHGRQGIVPGNRLKILVGMYDNKQQQQVTPSLPDAAAPCPASLVQRPLPLQSAYAKPTPAASSAAIPTSSSGFTKKHLPSTQYTSMHQAFSTPNPAQPNPDTVYMMPPSHGPKPSLYQVPSGPSGSPPHIQPGPLSKAPALAQRQYQLSGQDIYQVPPSVGPGPGQGAAPPGGTGPGQDVYQVPPSIDRRNWESSKKPLGKVVVPTRVGQVYVYDTVKPEQDEYDIPPRHQPPTQQDIYDVPPTRQQHNTQVYDTPPMVVKGPSSGQDIYDTPANTDKNTQQMVYDFPPSVSKDIPDAQPVKEETYDVPPHFAKLMPPVIVPAGPYLHNNLNDDDEPPIPEDVYDIPPPILTDKHYHGDMGGVSQSPQEIYDIPASLRTEGRSNQDVYNFPREREEKGGERREHYVYDVPPQVVRDAQSTNEDLTMSFKRLSASSTGSTRSNHSASSLDMVPVRDTPSSSSLPAPCSIPGKPLILDLEQAMERLSRLQQAVESSVSLMMSFITGNWRSPAHLEDNLPAIHQAADRVRATVRDFLEFAQGAVANAAQATDRSLQTKLGRQVGKMEEVFQNLIQHSQSLDTISWSHTVLTASPPGVDDLDRLIMTARGIPDDTKQLASFLHGNALLLFKRTNRQQQQLPLPPIPGDISSHMIGSGSGSCQGGEKVNIQSRPLPSPPKFTAAEEEEGVDRPYETTEEGWMEDYDYGKEEFEKNQRQLLEKGNIIRRKTHLEQQQIKQFERLEQEVIRPINNDMTGWVPSPHNSLTSQMAQNGSGGLSSSKLCHGDRQLILFYQEQCEQNVTTVTNAIDAFFTAVNSNQPPKIFVAHSKFVILSAHKLVFIGDTLSRQASSPEVRARVAQSSNSLCEKLKDIVISTKTAALQYPSPGAATEMTERVRELAGYTQQFRMVLGQLLVI
- the bcar1 gene encoding breast cancer anti-estrogen resistance protein 1 isoform X1 is translated as MSVPNVLAKALYDNVAESPDELSFRKGDIMTVLERDTQGLDGWWLCSLHGRQGIVPGNRLKILVGMYDNKQQQQVTPSLPDAAAPCPASLVQRPLPLQSAYAKPTPAASSAAIPTSSSGFTKKHLPSTQYTSMHQAFSTPNPAQPNPDTVYMMPPSHGPKPSLYQVPSGPSGSPPHIQPGPLSKAPALAQRQYQLSGQDIYQVPPSVGPGPGQGAAPPGGTGPGQDVYQVPPSIDRRNWESSKKPLGKVVVPTRVGQVYVYDTVKPEQDEYDIPPRHQPPTQQDIYDVPPTRQQHNTQVYDTPPMVVKGPSSGQDIYDTPANTDKNTQQMVYDFPPSVSKDIPDAQPVKEETYDVPPHFAKLMPPVIVPAGPYLHNNLNDDDEPPIPEDVYDIPPPILTDKHYHGDMGGVSQSPQEIYDIPASLRTEGRSNQDVYNFPREREEKGGERREHYVYDVPPQVVRDAQSTNEDLTMSFKRLSASSTGSTRSNHSASSLDMVPVRDTPSSSSLPAPCSIPGKPLILDLEQAMERLSRLQQAVESSVSLMMSFITGNWRSPAHLEDNLPAIHQAADRVRATVRDFLEFAQGAVANAAQATDRSLQTKLGRQVGKMEEVFQNLIQHSQSLDTISWSHTVLTASPPGVDDLDRLIMTARGIPDDTKQLASFLHGNALLLFKRTNRQQQQLPLPPIPGDISSHMIGSGSGSCQGGEKVNIQSRPLPSPPKFTAAEEEEGVDRPYETTEEGWMEDYDYVHLQGKEEFEKNQRQLLEKGNIIRRKTHLEQQQIKQFERLEQEVIRPINNDMTGWVPSPHNSLTSQMAQNGSGGLSSSKLCHGDRQLILFYQEQCEQNVTTVTNAIDAFFTAVNSNQPPKIFVAHSKFVILSAHKLVFIGDTLSRQASSPEVRARVAQSSNSLCEKLKDIVISTKTAALQYPSPGAATEMTERVRELAGYTQQFRMVLGQLLVI
- the bcar1 gene encoding breast cancer anti-estrogen resistance protein 1 isoform X2, whose amino-acid sequence is MNYLNVLAKALYDNVAESPDELSFRKGDIMTVLERDTQGLDGWWLCSLHGRQGIVPGNRLKILVGMYDNKQQQQVTPSLPDAAAPCPASLVQRPLPLQSAYAKPTPAASSAAIPTSSSGFTKKHLPSTQYTSMHQAFSTPNPAQPNPDTVYMMPPSHGPKPSLYQVPSGPSGSPPHIQPGPLSKAPALAQRQYQLSGQDIYQVPPSVGPGPGQGAAPPGGTGPGQDVYQVPPSIDRRNWESSKKPLGKVVVPTRVGQVYVYDTVKPEQDEYDIPPRHQPPTQQDIYDVPPTRQQHNTQVYDTPPMVVKGPSSGQDIYDTPANTDKNTQQMVYDFPPSVSKDIPDAQPVKEETYDVPPHFAKLMPPVIVPAGPYLHNNLNDDDEPPIPEDVYDIPPPILTDKHYHGDMGGVSQSPQEIYDIPASLRTEGRSNQDVYNFPREREEKGGERREHYVYDVPPQVVRDAQSTNEDLTMSFKRLSASSTGSTRSNHSASSLDMVPVRDTPSSSSLPAPCSIPGKPLILDLEQAMERLSRLQQAVESSVSLMMSFITGNWRSPAHLEDNLPAIHQAADRVRATVRDFLEFAQGAVANAAQATDRSLQTKLGRQVGKMEEVFQNLIQHSQSLDTISWSHTVLTASPPGVDDLDRLIMTARGIPDDTKQLASFLHGNALLLFKRTNRQQQQLPLPPIPGDISSHMIGSGSGSCQGGEKVNIQSRPLPSPPKFTAAEEEEGVDRPYETTEEGWMEDYDYVHLQGKEEFEKNQRQLLEKGNIIRRKTHLEQQQIKQFERLEQEVIRPINNDMTGWVPSPHNSLTSQMAQNGSGGLSSSKLCHGDRQLILFYQEQCEQNVTTVTNAIDAFFTAVNSNQPPKIFVAHSKFVILSAHKLVFIGDTLSRQASSPEVRARVAQSSNSLCEKLKDIVISTKTAALQYPSPGAATEMTERVRELAGYTQQFRMVLGQLLVI